The genomic segment TGTGCTCCACTGGTTCGGTCCTCACGAGGTGCCCCTGAGCGCAAGCTGCGTGCCGTGACGATTTGGCCAGGAACGAGGCGCATTTCCACGTGCTGGGCCCCATCCGGGCTGTGGCATCATGCCACATAGTGTCGCAACGCACCGCGCCGGGTCATTCCAGCGCGGGGCGGCACGGCTGGCGTATCGATTGCGACCTGTGGGTGTCATGACCACCCATGTAGACCCGCGTCGGCCTCACGTAATCCTCGTGGGGACCGACTTCAGCGAAGCGTCCATGCTCGCGGTACGGCAGGCCTGGCACCTGGCGACCCAGCGCGCGGACGCCCAGCTCCACGTGGCCCACGTCGCCGACGACGCGCGCGGCCTGAGGCGGAAGACGGACGCCCTCCGCCACCAGGACGCGCTGCTGCGCGAGATGCCGGCGAAGGTGCGCGCCCACGCGGTCCAGCAAGCGCAGGCCGGGCAGCTGGCCCCGCTTCACCAGCCGCTGGGCGTGCACGTGCGCCTCGGCGACCCGGTCGACGGGCTGCTCCAGCTCGCCGCCGATCTCGACGCGGCCATGCTCGTCGTGGGCAGCCACGGCAAGACGGGGATCGCGCGCTGGCTCGGCTCGGTGTCCGAGAGGCTCGTGAAGGCAGGCCGACTGCCGGTCCTGGTGAGCCGCCCGCGCGACCTGACGACGATGGCCAAGAGCGAGCGGCTCGAGCCGCCTTGCCCGGACTGCGTCGCGGCCCGGCACGCCTCGAGCGGCGAGCGCTGGTGGTGCGAGGTGCACGCGCGCCCGCACGTCGAGACCCACGTGTACAGCTCGACCCAGCGCGTCGACTTCGCCAAGCCGGCCGCCGACTTCGAGGGCGCGCTCCGACCGGCGAGCAACGCCTGATCAGCGCCGCCCGCCGAGCGCGTCGAGTGACTCCCAGTCTCGCTGGGGGTCGCTCGCAGGGGCGATCGAGACGCGGAGGCACGCCCGCGACGGTCCGATGAGCACGTGCTGTCCGTCGACCGCGCCGTGCGCGATGCGCTCCGCGTGCAGACGCTTGAGCGCCCCGCGCACCTGCGCGATCGCGCGCTCGCGTGAGCCCCGACCGAGCTCGCCCAGAGGCCTCCCGCTCGGGTGCTCGAGGACCACGAGGCCGCGCTCGTCGTCGATGGCGTAGATCGCCTGGAGGAAGGGGCCGTCAGCGCGCGCGAACCCCCGGAGGCGCGCCCGGGTCTCCGCGTCCGCGTCGAGCAGCTCCACCTTGCGATCGAGCAGCTCGTCCCGCGCGATGCGCACTCCGTCGGGCCCCTCACCGATCACCGCGTATCGCTCGGTCTCGAGCACGGGCCCGGGCAGCTCCGCCGGCGCCTCGCTCACGGGCGCGCTCGCGGGCGGCGCCTCCACCGTGTCCCACGGGAGCGCGCGCAGGAGATCCATCACCTCGTTGGCGGAGTCGGGCCGATCGCGGGTCTGCTTCTGGAGCAGCGCGCCGATGAGCGGGTCGAAGTCCTCCCCGAGCCACGGCGCCACCTCGCTCGGCCGTGGCGGCTCCATCTCGAGGTGCTGGGCGACGAAGTCGGGCCCGGGGAACGGGAGCCGTCCGGTCAGGCAGCGGAAGAGGATGATGCCGAAGGCGTAGAGGTCGGTCGACGCGTCCGGGCGGCGGCTGCCTGTGATCTGCTCGGGCGACATGTAGGCGAGCGTGCCGACGAGCGCGCCCGTCAAGGTGGCCCCGAGGTCGGTCAGGTGCGCGACGCCGAAGTCGCCGAGCTTCACGTCGCCGCCCTCGCCGAAGAAGACGTTGGCGGGCTTGATGTCGCGGTGCACGACGCCGCGTCGATGCACGGCCTCGAGCGCGGCGAGCACCGCCCTGGCCATGAGCGCGGTGTGCGCCGGCGGATAGGCGAGCGGCGACTCGTCCGGCGCCGTGATGCGGTCGGCCAGGGTGCCGCCGGCCATGTGCTCCATGACGAGGAAGGGACCCTCGGGGTTGAACTCGAAGACCTTCACGACGTTGGGGTGCGAGATGCCCGCCGCGACGCGCGCCTCCCGGGCGAAGCGCACGAACGCGTCTCGACCGGCCGCGCCGCCTCCGACGTTGAGCACCTTCACCGCGACCTCGCGATCGTGGAAGGCGTCGTGCGCCAGCATCACGCGCCCCGTCGCGCCCGCCCCGAGGGGGCGGAGCACGCGATAGCGCCCCGCCAGCAAGCGCGCGTCCTGGTCCTTGCCGACCAGCGCGAGCACGCCGCGACGGTCGCCGAACTCTCGCTCGAGGAAGTCAGGCACCGTGACCGGGAGATCCGGCTCGAGCTCGCGCTGCAACACGCGGAGCGCGTCCAGCCGGCTGCCCGCGGCCTCGTCGAGCCCCATCGCGGCGAAGCACGCGATCATCAGCCGCAGCGCAGGTCGCTCGTAGCTCGGGTCCTCGGTCGCCTTCTGCAGCGCCCGCACCGCGTGATCCCAGCGACCGAACTGCGCGAGGATGCGCCCGAGCGCCAGCGCGGTCTCCGCGTCCTCCGGGTCCTCCTTGAGGCGCCGCTCGAAGAGCATGCCCGCGCGGCGGGGCTGGCCGAGCGCGAGCCGGCAGCGCGCGGCGTCGCGATACTCGCTGGCCGCTTCATAGAGCCCGGCCGCCGCCTCCGCCTCGCCCGCCGCCTCCCGCAGCCGCGCCGCGTCGAGGACCAGCCCCTTCGACTCGGCGTACACCGCCGCGCGCACCGCCTGCTCGGGGTGAGCCTCGAGCGCGCCCAGGATCCGCCCGCAGGCGTCGCGGTCCTGCGCCGAGAGCGCATGGCGATAGGCCTGCGCGAGGAGCCCGCTCTGCTCGGCGATCGCGATGGCCTCGTCCCACTTCCAGACGGCCGCGTAGAGCTCCGCCGCGCGCCCCGGCTCCTCGTGCGCCATGAGGAGATCCGCCGCCTCCTGGTGCCGCCCCTCCTTCACGAGGGCTTCCACGCGCGAGTCGATGTCACTCACGCCCGCGAGCCTAGCAGTCCGTTGAAGAACCTCGCTCCTCGTCTCTCGGGCGGGACGACCCGTCTCTCGGCCCGTGTCTCCTCGAAAATGCTGAAGCATTTCCTCGTCGCCCCGCCTAGAACCGGGCCGTCGCGCTCCGAGATCCTTCGGGCTCGGTACTTCAACGGCCTGCGAGAGTCGAACCGCTTACCGGACCGAGCTTGCCGTTTCCTGCGGTTTCTGGGCAAGGCGCGACGAGGGAGCGTGCTCTCAGCACGTGACCGAGGAAGCAACGCAGCCCAGGAATCGCAGGAAACGGCAGGCGACGGGAGGTAAGCGGATCGCCTCTCTAGCGCGTGCGGCGCCTCCTGGTGATCGCTGTCGTGTCCTCCACTACCCTCCCGGCGTGACCTCGCTCTTCCCCGGACCGCGTGGCCTCTTCGGCCTGCGCAACCTCGCGCGCTTCGTGCGCGACCAGCTCGGCTTCCTGCGGGAGATGACCGACGTGCACGGCGACGTGGTGGAGCTGCGCATGCTCGGCCGGCCGTGGATCCTCCTGAACCACCCGGACGACATCGAGCAGGTGCTCGTGCGGGAGCACGCCAAGCTGGCGCGCGACGACTACGCCGACATCCTCAAGCGCGCGCTGGGCGAAGGGCTGCTCACCTCGGACGGCGCCCTCTGGAAGAAGCAGCGCCGCCTGGCCGCGCGCGCCTTCACGCCCAAGCGCATCCGCGGCTACGGCGACCGCATGGTGGACGTGACGGCACAGAGCGTGGCGCGCTGGCGCGACGGCGACGCCATCGATCTGCACGCGGAGATGAGCCGCGTGACGATGGAGGTCGTGGCGGACGCGCTCTTCGGCGTGGGCGTCGGTCCCAGCGACGTGGACACCGTCCGCGGCTCCATGGAGGAGATCAACGCCTTCTTCGCGAACAGCCCCGAGGCGCTGCTCCGGCTCCCGCCGAGCGTGCCGACGCCGCGCAACCGGCGCATGAACGCGGCCATCGCGGCCATCGACGCGCTGCTCTTCCGCATCATCGAGGAGCGTCGACGGGACCCGGAGGAGCGCGACGATCTGCTCGGCGCGCTCCTGGCCGCGCGCGACGACGACGGGAGCGCGATGGACGACGCGCAGCTCCGCGACGAGTGCGTCACGCTCTTCCTCGCGGGGCACGAGACCACCGCGCTGGCCCTCGCCCACACGTTCTTCCTGCTCAGCCGCCACCCCGCGGTCGCCCGGCGCATGCAGGCGGAGATCGACGGCGTGCTCGGCGAGCGGCTCCCCCGGAGCGACGACGCGAAGGCGCTGCCCTACACGCGCCAGGTGCTCGAAGAGGCGATGCGGCTCTACCCGCCGGCGTGGATCACGGGCCGCGCGGTCGCCGAGCCGTTCGAGCTCCGCGGCCGCACGCTGCCCGCCGGGGCGCAGCTCGTCGTGAGCCAGTGGATCGTGCATCGCGATCCGCGCTGGTTCGAGGATCCGGAGGGCTTCGACCCGGGTCGCTTCGCGCCAGAGCGCGCGAAGGACCGCCCGCGCTTCGCCTACTTCCCCTTCGGCGGCGGGCCGCGCGTCTGCATCGGCAACCACTTCGCCATGCTCGAGGCGATCCTCCTGACCGCGACCATCGCGCAGCGCTTCCGCCTCGATCTCCTGCCGGGCGAGCGCCTCGAGTTCGACCCCTCCGTCACGCTGCGCCCCAAACGCCACGTTCGCGCCCGCCTCGTCGCGCGCCAGAGCGCCGCCCTCCCCGAGGCGGCCGAGTAGCGCCTATCCCAGGCATAGCCAGGCATTATTGGTTCAGCGACCGAGCATGCCTGAGACTATGGACATGAAGAACACCACGCTCGCTTCGCTCCT from the Sandaracinaceae bacterium genome contains:
- a CDS encoding cytochrome P450; translation: MTSLFPGPRGLFGLRNLARFVRDQLGFLREMTDVHGDVVELRMLGRPWILLNHPDDIEQVLVREHAKLARDDYADILKRALGEGLLTSDGALWKKQRRLAARAFTPKRIRGYGDRMVDVTAQSVARWRDGDAIDLHAEMSRVTMEVVADALFGVGVGPSDVDTVRGSMEEINAFFANSPEALLRLPPSVPTPRNRRMNAAIAAIDALLFRIIEERRRDPEERDDLLGALLAARDDDGSAMDDAQLRDECVTLFLAGHETTALALAHTFFLLSRHPAVARRMQAEIDGVLGERLPRSDDAKALPYTRQVLEEAMRLYPPAWITGRAVAEPFELRGRTLPAGAQLVVSQWIVHRDPRWFEDPEGFDPGRFAPERAKDRPRFAYFPFGGGPRVCIGNHFAMLEAILLTATIAQRFRLDLLPGERLEFDPSVTLRPKRHVRARLVARQSAALPEAAE
- a CDS encoding universal stress protein; amino-acid sequence: MTTHVDPRRPHVILVGTDFSEASMLAVRQAWHLATQRADAQLHVAHVADDARGLRRKTDALRHQDALLREMPAKVRAHAVQQAQAGQLAPLHQPLGVHVRLGDPVDGLLQLAADLDAAMLVVGSHGKTGIARWLGSVSERLVKAGRLPVLVSRPRDLTTMAKSERLEPPCPDCVAARHASSGERWWCEVHARPHVETHVYSSTQRVDFAKPAADFEGALRPASNA
- a CDS encoding protein kinase, translating into MSDIDSRVEALVKEGRHQEAADLLMAHEEPGRAAELYAAVWKWDEAIAIAEQSGLLAQAYRHALSAQDRDACGRILGALEAHPEQAVRAAVYAESKGLVLDAARLREAAGEAEAAAGLYEAASEYRDAARCRLALGQPRRAGMLFERRLKEDPEDAETALALGRILAQFGRWDHAVRALQKATEDPSYERPALRLMIACFAAMGLDEAAGSRLDALRVLQRELEPDLPVTVPDFLEREFGDRRGVLALVGKDQDARLLAGRYRVLRPLGAGATGRVMLAHDAFHDREVAVKVLNVGGGAAGRDAFVRFAREARVAAGISHPNVVKVFEFNPEGPFLVMEHMAGGTLADRITAPDESPLAYPPAHTALMARAVLAALEAVHRRGVVHRDIKPANVFFGEGGDVKLGDFGVAHLTDLGATLTGALVGTLAYMSPEQITGSRRPDASTDLYAFGIILFRCLTGRLPFPGPDFVAQHLEMEPPRPSEVAPWLGEDFDPLIGALLQKQTRDRPDSANEVMDLLRALPWDTVEAPPASAPVSEAPAELPGPVLETERYAVIGEGPDGVRIARDELLDRKVELLDADAETRARLRGFARADGPFLQAIYAIDDERGLVVLEHPSGRPLGELGRGSRERAIAQVRGALKRLHAERIAHGAVDGQHVLIGPSRACLRVSIAPASDPQRDWESLDALGGRR